A region of Streptomyces cinnamoneus DNA encodes the following proteins:
- a CDS encoding sulfurtransferase translates to MSRSDVLVDADWVQARIDAGDPKTVIVEVDEDTSAYDKNHIKTAVRIDWRRDLQDPVRRDFVDRAGFEELLSEKGIANDDTVVLYGGNNNWFAAYAYWYFKLYGHQDVRLLDGGRKKWELDSRDLVAEVPRRPRTTYRAKEQDTSIRAFRDDVVAAIGSLNLVDVRSPDEFSGKLLAPAHLPQEQSQRPGHVPSARNIPWSKSANDDGTFKSDAELTELYEGAGVDLAKDTIAYCRIGERSAHTWFVLHELLGQSNVRNYDGSWTEYGSLVGVPIELGAH, encoded by the coding sequence ATGAGCCGCAGTGACGTCCTCGTGGACGCCGACTGGGTCCAGGCCCGCATCGACGCAGGCGACCCGAAGACCGTCATCGTCGAGGTCGACGAGGACACCTCCGCGTACGACAAGAACCACATCAAGACCGCCGTCCGGATCGACTGGCGGAGGGACCTCCAGGACCCGGTCCGCCGCGACTTCGTCGACCGGGCCGGCTTCGAGGAGCTGCTGTCCGAGAAGGGCATCGCCAACGACGACACGGTGGTCCTCTACGGCGGCAACAACAACTGGTTCGCCGCCTACGCCTACTGGTACTTCAAGCTCTACGGCCACCAGGACGTGCGGCTCCTCGACGGCGGCCGCAAGAAGTGGGAGCTGGACTCCCGCGACCTGGTCGCCGAGGTGCCCCGGCGCCCCCGCACCACGTACCGGGCGAAGGAGCAGGACACCTCCATCCGCGCCTTCCGCGACGACGTCGTCGCCGCGATCGGCTCGCTCAACCTCGTCGACGTCCGCTCCCCCGACGAGTTCAGCGGCAAGCTGCTCGCCCCGGCGCACCTGCCGCAGGAGCAGTCGCAGCGCCCCGGCCACGTGCCGAGCGCGCGCAACATCCCGTGGTCGAAGTCGGCCAACGACGACGGCACGTTCAAGTCCGACGCCGAGCTGACGGAGCTCTACGAGGGCGCCGGCGTGGACCTGGCCAAGGACACGATCGCCTACTGCCGCATCGGTGAGCGCTCGGCGCACACCTGGTTCGTGCTGCACGAGCTGCTCGGCCAGTCCAACGTCCGCAACTACGACGGCTCGTGGACCGAGTACGGCTCGCTCGTCGGCGTGCCGATCGAGCTCGGCGCCCACTGA
- a CDS encoding DUF2993 domain-containing protein — protein MRAIRTILITAVILGGLFVAADRGAVWFAEKQAAEKIRDSQGLSGTPEVSIKGFPFLTQVASSELDEVEVKLDGVTAGAGDRSVKVSGFDATLHGVRIDSSFSSAVAGRATGTAHLSYEDLTKAAGDPDVSVAYSGTSGSQVKVTGKVTVAGQPVERSVVSTVTVVNGGTIRVHADEVPSQGVPGAERKIREKTDFDRQIAGLPKGLKLDKVTATPSGVDVTLTGSDVNLAG, from the coding sequence ATGCGCGCGATACGGACCATATTGATCACCGCCGTGATCCTGGGCGGCCTGTTCGTGGCCGCCGACCGGGGGGCCGTCTGGTTCGCCGAGAAGCAGGCCGCGGAGAAGATCCGCGACAGCCAGGGCCTGTCCGGCACCCCCGAGGTCTCGATCAAGGGTTTCCCCTTCCTCACCCAGGTCGCCTCCTCCGAGCTCGACGAGGTCGAGGTCAAGCTCGACGGGGTCACGGCGGGCGCGGGCGACCGTTCGGTCAAGGTGAGCGGCTTCGACGCCACCCTGCACGGCGTCCGCATCGACAGCAGCTTCTCCTCCGCCGTGGCGGGCCGGGCGACGGGCACCGCGCACCTCTCGTACGAGGACCTGACCAAGGCCGCCGGCGACCCCGACGTCTCCGTCGCCTACAGCGGCACCAGCGGCAGCCAGGTCAAGGTCACCGGCAAGGTGACGGTCGCGGGCCAGCCCGTCGAGCGCAGCGTGGTCTCCACGGTGACCGTGGTGAACGGCGGCACCATCCGGGTGCACGCCGACGAGGTGCCCTCGCAGGGCGTCCCGGGTGCGGAGAGGAAGATCCGCGAGAAGACGGACTTCGACCGCCAGATCGCGGGCCTGCCCAAGGGCCTCAAGCTCGACAAGGTGACGGCGACGCCCAGCGGCGTGGACGTCACCCTGACCGGCTCGGACGTGAACCTGGCGGGCTGA
- a CDS encoding MoaD/ThiS family protein encodes MPAQPGTPEPPSGTIRYWAAAKAAAGTAEEPYAARTLADALAAARRRHEDEPEYARVLARCSFLVDGGPVGTRDHSTVQLAEGGTVEVLPPFAGG; translated from the coding sequence CTGCCGGCCCAGCCGGGCACGCCGGAACCGCCGTCCGGCACCATCCGGTACTGGGCCGCGGCCAAGGCCGCCGCCGGTACGGCCGAGGAGCCGTACGCGGCGCGTACGCTCGCGGACGCGCTGGCAGCGGCCCGGCGGCGGCACGAGGACGAGCCGGAGTACGCGCGCGTGCTCGCGCGGTGCTCCTTCCTCGTGGACGGCGGCCCCGTCGGCACACGCGACCACTCGACGGTCCAACTGGCCGAGGGCGGCACGGTCGAGGTGCTCCCGCCCTTCGCAGGAGGGTGA
- a CDS encoding ABC transporter ATP-binding protein has product MLVRLLRAHLRPYSGAITLVVLLQLVQTLATLYLPTLNADIIDKGVVKGDTGYILGTGGVMIAVTLAQIVCSIGAVYYGARTAMAIGRDLRGAVFDRVQSFSAREMGQFGAPSLITRTTNDVQQVQMLALMTFTLMVSAPIMCVGGIVMALNQDVPLSALLLAIVPVLATIVGLIIRRMRPVFRGVQERIDTVNRVLREQITGIRVIRAFVRDTHERKRFEGANSDLMDVSLKAGRLMALMFPSVMLVVNLSSVAVVWFGGHRIDSGGMQIGAMTAFLSYLMQILMAIMMATFMFMMVPRAEVCAERIQEVLTTESSVVPPAAPVTRLRGRGHLELRGVEFRYPGAEEPVLRDVSLAARPGETTAVIGSTGSGKSTLLGLVPRLFDATAGDVLVDGVNVREIDQSAMADAVGLVPQKPYLFSGTIASNLRYGRPEATDEELWQALETAQAREFVEAMEGQLEAPVAQGGTNVSGGQRQRLAIARALVRKPEIYLFDDSFSALDYATDARLRAALARETGDATVLIVAQRVSTIRDADRIVVLDEGRVVGTGTHTELMGTNETYREIVLSQLTEEEAA; this is encoded by the coding sequence GTGTTGGTGCGACTTCTCCGGGCCCATCTGCGGCCCTACTCCGGTGCGATAACCCTGGTCGTGCTCTTGCAGCTCGTCCAGACCCTCGCCACGCTCTATCTGCCCACCCTCAACGCGGACATCATCGACAAGGGCGTCGTGAAGGGCGACACCGGTTACATCCTCGGTACCGGTGGCGTGATGATCGCCGTGACCCTCGCCCAGATCGTCTGCTCGATCGGCGCCGTCTACTACGGCGCCCGCACGGCCATGGCCATCGGCCGTGACCTGCGCGGCGCGGTCTTCGACCGCGTGCAGTCCTTCTCCGCCCGCGAAATGGGGCAATTCGGGGCGCCTTCGTTGATCACGCGGACGACCAACGACGTCCAGCAGGTCCAGATGCTGGCCCTGATGACGTTCACGCTGATGGTCTCGGCGCCCATCATGTGCGTCGGCGGCATCGTGATGGCCCTCAACCAGGATGTGCCGCTGTCGGCGCTGCTGCTGGCGATCGTCCCGGTGCTGGCCACCATCGTGGGCCTGATCATCCGGCGGATGCGGCCGGTGTTCCGCGGCGTGCAGGAGCGCATCGACACGGTCAACCGGGTGCTGCGCGAGCAGATCACCGGCATCCGCGTCATCCGCGCGTTCGTCCGCGACACCCACGAGAGGAAACGATTCGAGGGTGCCAACAGCGACCTGATGGACGTCTCGCTGAAGGCCGGCCGGCTGATGGCGCTGATGTTCCCGTCCGTGATGCTGGTCGTGAACCTCTCCTCGGTCGCGGTCGTGTGGTTCGGCGGGCACCGCATCGACAGCGGCGGCATGCAGATCGGCGCGATGACCGCCTTCCTCAGCTACCTCATGCAGATCCTGATGGCCATCATGATGGCCACCTTCATGTTCATGATGGTGCCCCGCGCGGAGGTCTGCGCCGAGCGCATCCAGGAGGTGCTGACCACCGAGTCCAGCGTGGTCCCGCCCGCCGCCCCGGTCACCCGGCTGCGCGGCCGCGGCCATCTGGAACTGCGGGGCGTGGAGTTCAGGTACCCGGGCGCCGAGGAGCCGGTCCTGCGGGACGTCTCCCTCGCCGCGCGGCCCGGCGAGACCACGGCCGTGATCGGCTCCACCGGCAGCGGCAAGTCGACCCTCCTGGGCCTGGTCCCGCGCCTGTTCGACGCCACCGCCGGCGACGTCCTCGTCGACGGGGTGAACGTGCGGGAGATCGACCAGAGCGCCATGGCCGACGCCGTGGGGCTCGTACCGCAGAAGCCCTACCTCTTCTCCGGGACCATCGCCTCGAACCTGCGCTACGGACGCCCCGAGGCGACCGACGAGGAGCTGTGGCAGGCGCTGGAGACCGCGCAGGCCAGGGAGTTCGTCGAGGCCATGGAGGGACAGCTGGAGGCTCCCGTCGCGCAGGGCGGCACCAACGTGTCGGGTGGGCAGCGCCAGCGGCTGGCGATCGCCCGGGCCCTGGTCCGCAAGCCGGAGATCTACCTCTTCGACGACTCCTTCTCCGCGCTCGACTACGCCACCGACGCCCGGCTGCGGGCGGCGCTGGCCCGGGAGACGGGCGACGCGACGGTCCTCATCGTCGCGCAACGCGTGTCGACGATCCGCGACGCCGACCGGATCGTGGTCCTCGACGAGGGCCGGGTCGTCGGCACGGGCACCCACACCGAACTGATGGGGACGAACGAGACCTACCGGGAGATCGTGCTCTCCCAGCTCACCGAGGAGGAAGCGGCGTGA
- a CDS encoding ABC transporter ATP-binding protein has product MGGQPTEKSMDFGGSSRRLLAQLRPERALLTVALVLGVAAVALTVVGPKILGHATDLIFAGVVGRQIPEGATKAEALDRMRQEGNGRIADVLSGVDFTPGQGIDFGAVGSVLLWVLLIYVGASLFGFVQARIATTAVQRVVFRLREQVEEKLGRLPLSYFDKQQRGEVLSRATNDIDNIAQTLQQTLSQMMTSVLTMAGVLAMMFWISWLLALVALVTVPVSVVIVAKVGKRAQPQFVAQWKSTGKLNAHIEEMYTGHSLVKVFGRQKESAETFRKENEELYLAGFKAQFISGVIQPAMMFVANLNYVLVAVVGGLRVASGSLSIGDVQAFVQYSRQFSQPLTQVASMANLVQSGVASAERVFELLDAEEQSADAADAPKPGRVRGEVSFEKVSFRYEPDKPLIEDLSLTVRPGQTVAIVGPTGAGKTTLVNLLMRFYEVAGGRIALDGVDIAAMSREELRSHIGMVLQDTWLFGGTIAENIAYGAPEGTSMDKIVEAAKTTHVDRFVRTLPDGYDTVLDDEGSNVSVGEKQLITIARAFLAEPEILVLDEATSSVDTRTEVLIQQAMAQLRSGRTSFVIAHRLSTIRDADVILVMESGRIVEQGTHESLLESRGAYARLYEAQFAQPVAEA; this is encoded by the coding sequence ATGGGCGGGCAGCCCACCGAGAAGTCCATGGACTTCGGCGGCTCCAGCCGGCGGCTGCTGGCCCAGCTCCGCCCCGAGCGGGCCCTCCTGACCGTCGCCCTCGTCCTCGGCGTCGCCGCCGTGGCGCTGACCGTCGTCGGCCCCAAGATCCTCGGCCACGCCACCGACCTGATCTTCGCCGGCGTCGTCGGCCGGCAGATCCCGGAGGGCGCGACGAAGGCCGAGGCCCTCGACCGCATGCGCCAGGAGGGCAACGGCCGAATAGCCGACGTCCTGTCCGGCGTGGACTTCACACCCGGCCAGGGCATCGACTTCGGTGCGGTCGGCTCGGTGCTGCTGTGGGTGCTGCTGATCTACGTCGGCGCCTCGCTCTTCGGCTTCGTCCAGGCCCGCATCGCGACCACCGCCGTCCAGCGGGTGGTCTTCCGGCTGCGGGAGCAGGTGGAGGAGAAGCTGGGACGGCTGCCGCTGAGCTACTTCGACAAGCAGCAGCGCGGCGAGGTCCTCTCCCGCGCCACCAACGACATCGACAACATCGCGCAGACGCTCCAGCAGACCCTCAGCCAGATGATGACCTCCGTGCTGACCATGGCCGGCGTGCTGGCCATGATGTTCTGGATCTCCTGGCTGCTGGCGCTGGTCGCCCTGGTCACCGTGCCGGTCTCGGTCGTCATCGTCGCCAAGGTCGGCAAGAGGGCGCAGCCCCAGTTCGTGGCCCAGTGGAAGTCCACCGGCAAGCTCAACGCCCACATCGAGGAGATGTACACCGGGCACTCCCTGGTGAAGGTCTTCGGGCGGCAGAAGGAGTCGGCCGAGACGTTCCGCAAGGAGAACGAGGAGCTGTACCTGGCGGGCTTCAAGGCCCAGTTCATCTCCGGTGTCATCCAGCCCGCGATGATGTTCGTGGCGAACCTCAACTACGTGCTCGTCGCCGTGGTGGGCGGCCTGCGCGTCGCGAGCGGCTCGCTGTCGATCGGTGACGTCCAGGCGTTCGTCCAGTACTCCCGGCAGTTCAGCCAGCCGCTCACCCAGGTGGCCTCCATGGCCAACCTCGTGCAGTCCGGCGTCGCCTCCGCCGAGCGGGTCTTCGAGCTGCTCGACGCCGAGGAGCAGTCGGCGGACGCCGCGGACGCGCCGAAGCCGGGCAGGGTGCGCGGCGAGGTGTCCTTCGAGAAGGTCTCCTTCCGCTACGAGCCGGACAAGCCGCTCATCGAGGACCTGTCGCTGACCGTGCGGCCGGGCCAGACCGTGGCGATCGTCGGCCCGACCGGCGCCGGCAAGACCACCCTGGTCAACCTGCTGATGCGGTTCTACGAGGTGGCCGGCGGCCGCATCGCGCTGGACGGCGTCGACATCGCCGCCATGTCGAGGGAGGAGCTGCGCTCCCACATCGGCATGGTGCTCCAGGACACCTGGCTCTTCGGCGGCACGATCGCGGAGAACATCGCCTACGGGGCGCCCGAGGGCACCTCGATGGACAAGATCGTCGAAGCGGCGAAGACCACCCACGTGGACCGCTTCGTCCGCACCCTCCCGGACGGCTACGACACGGTCCTCGACGACGAGGGCTCGAACGTCAGCGTCGGCGAGAAGCAGCTGATCACCATCGCCCGGGCGTTCCTCGCCGAGCCCGAGATCCTCGTCCTGGACGAGGCGACCAGCTCGGTCGACACCCGGACGGAGGTACTGATCCAGCAGGCGATGGCCCAGCTGCGCTCGGGCCGCACGAGCTTCGTGATCGCCCACCGCCTGTCCACCATCCGGGACGCGGACGTGATCCTCGTGATGGAGTCCGGCCGGATCGTGGAGCAGGGCACGCACGAGTCGCTGCTGGAGTCCCGGGGCGCGTACGCACGCCTGTACGAGGCGCAGTTCGCCCAGCCGGTGGCGGAGGCGTAG
- a CDS encoding response regulator transcription factor: protein MSALLLLTNALQPSTEVLPALGLLLHSVRVAPAEGPALVDTPGADVILIDGRRDLPHVRSLCQLLRSTGPGCPLLLVVTEGGLAAVTADWGVDDVLLDTAGPAEVEARLRLAMGRQQITMDDSPMEIRTGDLSVDEATYSAKLKGRVLDLTFKEFELLKYLAQHPGRVFTRAQLLQEVWGYDYFGGTRTVDVHVRRLRAKLGPEHESLIGTVRNVGYRFVLPEKPEKGDRSDKGDRTEKNGDRPGGKAGPEDAAGAAGAPRTDRTDRSKAVRTDAVRPVKR from the coding sequence ATGAGTGCCCTGCTGCTCCTCACCAACGCGCTCCAGCCGTCCACCGAGGTGCTCCCCGCCCTCGGCCTGCTGCTGCACAGCGTCCGGGTGGCCCCCGCCGAGGGCCCGGCCCTCGTGGACACCCCCGGAGCCGACGTCATACTGATCGACGGCCGCCGGGACCTGCCGCACGTCCGCAGCCTGTGCCAGCTGCTGCGCTCCACCGGCCCGGGCTGCCCGCTCCTCCTGGTGGTCACCGAGGGCGGCCTCGCCGCCGTCACCGCCGACTGGGGCGTCGACGACGTCCTGCTCGACACCGCCGGCCCCGCCGAGGTGGAGGCGCGGCTGCGGCTGGCCATGGGCCGCCAGCAGATCACCATGGACGACAGCCCCATGGAGATCCGCACCGGCGACCTCTCGGTGGACGAGGCGACGTACAGCGCCAAGCTCAAGGGCCGGGTCCTGGACCTGACCTTCAAGGAGTTCGAGCTGCTCAAGTACCTCGCCCAGCACCCCGGCCGGGTCTTCACCCGCGCCCAGCTCCTCCAGGAGGTCTGGGGCTACGACTACTTCGGCGGTACGCGCACCGTGGACGTCCACGTCCGGCGGCTGCGCGCCAAGCTCGGCCCCGAGCACGAGTCCCTGATCGGCACGGTCCGCAACGTGGGCTACCGCTTCGTGCTGCCGGAGAAGCCGGAGAAGGGCGACCGGTCCGACAAGGGCGACCGGACGGAGAAGAACGGCGACCGGCCGGGCGGCAAGGCCGGTCCCGAGGACGCCGCCGGGGCCGCCGGGGCGCCCCGGACGGACCGGACGGATCGCTCCAAAGCGGTCAGGACCGATGCCGTACGCCCGGTGAAACGGTAG
- a CDS encoding LacI family DNA-binding transcriptional regulator translates to MAKVTRDDVARLAGTSTAVVSYVINNGPRPVAPATRERVLAAIKELGYRPDRVAQAMASRRTDLIGLIVPDARQPFFAEMAHAVERAAAERGKMVLVGNSDYLDEREVHYLRAFLGMRVSGLILISQGPSEHAAIEIDAWDARVVLMHRRPDAIDDVAVVTDDVGGAQLATRHLLEHGHPYVACLGGTERTPTVGDPVTDHVEGWRRAMREAGKSIEGRLFPAPYNRYDAYKVALELLAGPDRPPALVCATDDQAIGVLRAARELRIDVPGELAVAGFDDVKEAALTDPPLTTVSSDREAMARSAVDLVLDDSLRITGTRRERLKQFPSALVIRRSCGCGD, encoded by the coding sequence GTGGCCAAGGTGACGCGGGACGATGTGGCAAGACTTGCGGGGACGTCGACCGCGGTGGTCAGCTACGTCATCAACAACGGACCGCGCCCGGTGGCACCGGCGACGCGGGAGCGGGTGCTTGCCGCGATCAAGGAGCTGGGGTACCGGCCCGACCGGGTCGCCCAGGCGATGGCCTCACGACGGACGGACCTCATAGGCCTGATCGTCCCGGACGCGCGCCAGCCCTTCTTCGCGGAGATGGCGCACGCGGTCGAGCGGGCGGCGGCCGAGCGCGGGAAGATGGTCCTCGTCGGGAACTCCGACTATCTGGACGAGCGCGAAGTCCACTACCTGCGCGCCTTCTTGGGCATGCGCGTCTCCGGCCTCATCCTGATCAGCCAGGGACCCAGTGAGCACGCCGCGATAGAGATCGACGCGTGGGACGCCCGCGTGGTGCTGATGCACCGCAGGCCCGACGCCATCGACGACGTGGCTGTGGTCACGGACGACGTCGGCGGCGCCCAGCTCGCCACCCGCCACCTCCTGGAGCACGGCCACCCCTACGTGGCCTGTCTCGGCGGCACCGAGCGCACCCCGACCGTCGGCGACCCCGTCACCGACCACGTCGAGGGTTGGCGGCGCGCCATGCGCGAGGCCGGCAAGTCCATCGAGGGCCGGCTCTTCCCGGCCCCCTACAACCGCTACGACGCCTACAAGGTCGCCCTGGAGCTGCTGGCCGGCCCCGACCGGCCGCCCGCCCTGGTCTGCGCGACCGACGACCAGGCCATCGGCGTGCTGCGGGCCGCCCGCGAGCTGCGCATCGACGTGCCGGGCGAGCTGGCCGTGGCGGGCTTCGACGACGTGAAGGAAGCGGCCCTGACGGATCCGCCGCTCACCACGGTCTCCTCCGACCGCGAGGCGATGGCCCGCTCGGCGGTGGACCTGGTGCTGGACGACTCGCTGCGGATCACCGGCACGCGCCGGGAGCGGCTGAAGCAGTTCCCGTCCGCGCTGGTGATCCGGCGCTCCTGCGGGTGCGGCGACTGA
- a CDS encoding S1C family serine protease, producing MTETPRTGGPQHPAPQQSPGPYPAPPAQPPRQPFRTASGVTVWPGEGTAHAGDGHGGGGLPGGGPTGFPQEGPVPAGRSGAGHAAPRRARGPVALLAACALVAAVVGGGSAALVSELTGGSRASASHATPVQNVAAKNGGVAAVAKAVSPSIVEIKASTPSGQSTGSGVIVTADGEVVTNNHVVAGADTVRVTLGDGTAKTAKVVGTDPDKDLALVKIQNAEGLKAAALGDSGQVAVGDQVVAIGSPEGLTGTVTSGIVSALNRDVTVSKEQDRGRQRQGTPQWPFEFGGNQYNGDTGSTRTTYKALQTDASLNPGNSGGALINMSGEIIGINSAMYAPSTASGSGGSAGSVGLGFAIPVNTVKADLAKLRAGGSGS from the coding sequence ATGACGGAGACTCCCCGCACCGGCGGCCCCCAGCACCCCGCACCGCAGCAGTCCCCCGGCCCGTACCCGGCTCCGCCGGCGCAGCCGCCGCGGCAGCCGTTCCGCACGGCGAGCGGCGTGACCGTGTGGCCGGGCGAGGGCACGGCCCACGCCGGTGACGGACACGGCGGCGGCGGTCTCCCCGGCGGCGGGCCCACCGGCTTCCCCCAGGAAGGCCCGGTCCCCGCCGGCCGCTCCGGCGCCGGGCACGCCGCTCCCCGCCGGGCCCGTGGGCCCGTCGCCCTGCTCGCGGCGTGCGCGCTCGTCGCCGCCGTCGTCGGCGGCGGCTCGGCCGCCCTCGTCAGCGAGCTGACCGGCGGCTCCCGCGCCAGCGCGAGCCACGCCACGCCCGTGCAGAACGTCGCCGCCAAGAACGGCGGCGTCGCGGCCGTCGCCAAGGCCGTCAGCCCCAGCATCGTGGAGATCAAGGCCTCCACCCCCTCGGGGCAGTCGACCGGCTCCGGCGTGATCGTCACCGCCGACGGCGAGGTCGTCACCAACAACCACGTGGTCGCCGGTGCCGACACCGTCCGCGTCACCCTCGGCGACGGCACCGCGAAGACCGCCAAGGTCGTCGGCACCGACCCCGACAAGGACCTCGCCCTCGTCAAGATCCAGAACGCCGAGGGCCTGAAGGCCGCCGCACTGGGCGACTCCGGCCAGGTCGCCGTCGGCGACCAGGTCGTGGCCATCGGCTCGCCCGAGGGCCTCACCGGCACCGTGACCAGCGGCATCGTCTCCGCCCTCAACCGCGACGTGACCGTCTCGAAGGAACAGGACCGCGGCCGGCAGCGGCAGGGCACCCCCCAGTGGCCGTTCGAGTTCGGCGGCAACCAGTACAACGGCGACACGGGCTCCACCCGGACCACCTACAAGGCCCTCCAGACCGACGCCTCGCTCAACCCCGGCAACTCCGGCGGCGCGCTCATCAACATGAGCGGCGAGATCATCGGCATCAACTCCGCGATGTACGCCCCCAGTACCGCGAGTGGCTCGGGGGGCTCGGCCGGCAGCGTCGGCCTCGGCTTCGCCATCCCCGTCAACACCGTCAAGGCCGACCTGGCCAAGCTGCGGGCCGGCGGCAGCGGCAGCTGA
- a CDS encoding response regulator transcription factor produces the protein MSPAEHGDQPARILIVDDEPAVREALRRSLVFEGYDTELAVDGLDALDKVAAYGPELIVLDVLMPRMDGLTAARRLRGSGVTVPILMLTARDTVGDRVTGLDAGADDYLVKPFELDELLARIRALLRRSSYAAAATTPADAGDGHQLVFADLRMDLATREVTRGARRVELTRTEFTLLELFMAHPRQVLTREQILKTVWGFDFEPSSNSLDVYVMYLRRKTEAGGERRLVHTVRGVGYVLRADGGAE, from the coding sequence ATGAGCCCCGCCGAGCACGGCGACCAGCCCGCCCGCATCCTGATCGTGGACGACGAGCCCGCCGTCCGCGAGGCGCTGCGCCGCAGCCTCGTCTTCGAGGGCTACGACACCGAGCTGGCCGTCGACGGACTCGACGCGCTCGACAAGGTCGCCGCGTACGGGCCGGAGCTCATCGTGCTCGACGTGCTGATGCCCCGCATGGACGGCCTCACCGCCGCCCGGCGGCTGCGCGGCTCCGGGGTGACCGTGCCGATCCTGATGCTGACCGCCCGCGACACGGTGGGGGACCGGGTCACCGGTCTGGACGCCGGCGCGGACGACTACCTCGTCAAGCCCTTCGAGCTGGACGAGCTGCTGGCCCGCATCCGCGCGCTGCTGCGCCGCAGCTCGTACGCCGCGGCCGCCACCACCCCGGCCGACGCCGGGGACGGCCACCAGCTGGTCTTCGCCGACCTGCGGATGGACCTCGCGACGCGCGAGGTGACGCGGGGCGCGCGGCGGGTGGAGCTGACGCGCACGGAGTTCACCCTGCTGGAGCTGTTCATGGCCCACCCGCGGCAGGTGCTCACCCGCGAGCAGATCCTCAAGACCGTGTGGGGCTTCGACTTCGAACCGTCCTCCAACTCGCTGGACGTGTACGTGATGTACCTGCGCCGCAAGACGGAAGCGGGCGGGGAACGGCGGCTCGTGCACACGGTGCGCGGGGTCGGCTACGTCCTGCGGGCCGACGGCGGCGCCGAGTGA
- a CDS encoding sensor histidine kinase produces the protein MITRFRRLPLRSRLALLTAAAVAVAVALAAGACWFVTKEQLAHQRDTTLTSQRVDERSVQELIRSCGTNPSGLPPAPGSYTVQVVTAGGLVCTTPGKAAIRVTDADLAVARGRADEVLHDGTAVDGKEMRVATYASDQLARTAISIAQPLSETEKPLNALALVLVLTAGVGVLGAAMAGLGIARAGLRPVDQLTDAVEHIARTEDLAVRIPVEGEDEIARLSRSFNSMTAALASSRDRQAQLIADAGHELRTPLTSLRTNIDLLARSEETGRAIPPEDRKELLASVKAQMTELAELIGDLQELSRPDGPEGGAPLQVVPLHEAVGRAVARARLRAAGSGLVVDDRTDPWYVRAEPAALERAVVNLLDNAVKFSPPGGVIEVRLVNGELTVRDHGPGIPDHELPHVFDRFWRSPSARSLPGSGLGLSIVARTVQQAGGVVTLRPAEGGEGTVATVRLPGAATEPPPLTGDEPRRP, from the coding sequence GTGATCACCAGGTTCCGCCGGCTGCCGCTCCGCTCGCGCCTGGCCCTGCTGACGGCGGCCGCCGTGGCGGTGGCGGTCGCCCTCGCGGCGGGCGCGTGCTGGTTCGTCACGAAGGAGCAGCTGGCGCACCAGAGGGACACGACGCTGACCAGCCAGCGGGTCGACGAGCGGTCCGTGCAGGAGCTCATCCGCTCCTGCGGCACCAACCCGTCCGGCCTGCCGCCGGCCCCCGGTTCCTACACCGTCCAGGTGGTCACCGCGGGCGGACTGGTGTGCACGACGCCGGGCAAGGCCGCGATCCGCGTCACCGACGCCGATCTGGCCGTCGCGCGGGGCCGTGCCGACGAGGTGCTGCACGACGGGACGGCGGTGGACGGCAAGGAGATGCGCGTCGCGACGTACGCCAGCGACCAGCTGGCGCGCACGGCGATCTCCATCGCCCAGCCGCTGAGCGAGACGGAGAAGCCGCTCAACGCGCTGGCGCTGGTGCTGGTCCTCACGGCCGGCGTGGGGGTGCTGGGCGCCGCGATGGCCGGCCTGGGGATCGCGCGGGCGGGCCTGCGGCCGGTGGACCAGCTGACGGACGCCGTCGAGCACATCGCCCGCACCGAGGACCTGGCGGTGCGGATCCCGGTGGAGGGCGAGGACGAGATCGCCCGCCTGTCGCGCTCGTTCAACTCCATGACGGCCGCGCTGGCTTCGTCCCGCGACCGCCAGGCCCAGCTCATCGCGGACGCGGGACACGAGCTGCGGACGCCGCTCACGTCGCTGCGGACCAACATCGACCTGCTGGCGCGGAGTGAGGAGACGGGCCGGGCGATCCCGCCGGAGGACCGCAAGGAGCTGCTGGCGAGCGTGAAGGCGCAGATGACCGAGCTGGCGGAACTGATCGGCGACCTCCAGGAGCTGTCCCGCCCGGACGGGCCGGAGGGCGGCGCCCCCCTCCAGGTCGTGCCCCTGCACGAGGCCGTCGGACGGGCGGTCGCCCGCGCCCGGCTGCGCGCCGCCGGTTCGGGTCTGGTTGTCGACGACCGCACCGACCCGTGGTACGTCCGGGCGGAGCCGGCGGCGCTGGAGCGGGCGGTGGTCAACCTCCTCGACAACGCGGTGAAGTTCAGCCCCCCGGGAGGTGTGATCGAGGTCCGTCTGGTGAACGGCGAGCTGACGGTCCGCGACCATGGTCCGGGCATCCCGGACCATGAGCTCCCGCACGTCTTCGACCGTTTCTGGCGCTCGCCGTCGGCCCGCAGCCTGCCGGGCAGCGGGCTGGGGCTGTCGATCGTCGCCCGTACGGTCCAGCAGGCGGGCGGCGTGGTCACGCTGCGGCCGGCGGAGGGCGGCGAGGGGACGGTGGCGACGGTACGGCTGCCGGGAGCGGCGACGGAGCCGCCGCCCCTCACGGGGGACGAGCCCCGGCGGCCGTGA